The Malus sylvestris chromosome 3, drMalSylv7.2, whole genome shotgun sequence genomic sequence AAGTGTGCTAGTgttattgttttttgtaataATTTTAAGTGTGTTAGTATGTTGGTATTTTCTTGTAATAAATTGAAGTATCTTCTTGTCACGAGTCTTTTGTCAAGTACGTTGGTAATAATTATTGAAAGCCCTTTGAATTATTGATGTACAatagatgccttcaataattcAAAGGATCTTCAATAATTATTACCAACGTACTAGACAAAAGACTTGTGACAAGAAGACACTTCAGTTTATTACAAGAAAATACCAACATACTAACACACTTAAAATTATTATAGAAAACAACTAAACTAGCACACTTAAATTTATTAGAAGAAAACAACCACACTAGCACACTTAAGATTATCCATCATTATCGTTCTCTTTCTTGGGGCCATATATGCTCAACCAAATCCTTTCAGAGTATGTCATGACCTTTAGGAGCTTGAATTCTATTTAAATGTCTCATATACTCACTCAATGTGACCTTATCCTGCGGCTTTTGTATGTGGTTGCAGCGAGATATTCAACATCTCTTGCCATAGCTCTCGCATATGTTGGCTGGTCGCCATCCACATGTTCGTcagaatcttcttcaatttctacgtattcatcttcaacaatcatgttgtgcaaaattatgcacgtcatcatgattgaATGGAGGTCTTCCACATTCTACAATCGTGCAACCTCTCTAACAATGGTGCATCGAGCTTGTAAGATCTCGAACGCTTTCTCCACATCTTTCCTGTAAGACTCTTGTTTCTgcgaaaataatttattttttcgcACTATCCAGATGAGAATAACTTTTCAGAAAGGTAGACCAACCAGGATAAATACCATCAGTTAAGTAGTAACCTAGCTCATGCCTATTACCAACCTTGTACCTCTATTCTGGTGCACattcatcaacaacatcatCGATCGGAGGAGAAGACCAAAGAACTTTGATATCGTTGTTTGATCCAGAAGTGCCGAAGAATACATGCCAAATCCAAGTGTTGTAAGACGCCACAACCTTGAGCACGATGGTTGGCTTGTTGTGAAGGCCCTTGAATTGGTCAGCCCAAGTAGTACGACAATTCTTCCACTCCTAATGCATATAATCGAAACTTCTtatcatgccagggaagcctTTTTTGTTTGTCTTGCATAAaagcatcttcaagtcttcatgATTTGGCTTTCAGAGATATGTGGCTCCATATATGGCTTTAATGGCCTTACAGAAGCGCTTGAGGTTCTCAATAGCAGCCTTTGGCTAGCATCCGAAATTCAAATGTGAGCTTCTGATGAGGTGATAGACTTTATCAGCCTACGTCATCTATCTTCCTTGCAAAGTAGTGGTCATGATGGACAATTGCGTTCAGAATGCTTTCAAAAAGCTCTCTCCTCCTCTAATAGCACCTTCAAAAATCATGAAGAGGATATCTGGAACGTTCGATGAAATAATCTTTCATCATCTAGTCATGACACTCTTCTTTATCACGCTGCACAAACGAACGCCCTGTGACAAAACCACGATAGCTAAATTTAGCATGGTGCTCATATTTCATAAGTGAGTTTGCACATTTTGCTTCTTTGTTGTTCATTTTTGCATCTCCAGTTGCAAGGCTTGCTTGTTATTGTGCCATCTGTAGTGCTAAGCTATGTTTTCTTCTATCACCCATTGATGAAATATTGATGATTTTGGGGAAACAAAAGCACTATGAAAGTTGGATGATTAGTTAATATGTTGTGTGATGGATAGATATTCAACATGTGCTTATATAGAGAATGATTGAAGGTTTGTGTTTCGTATGTTTTGGTatgtgttttgtatgtatttggcatgtgtttcatgtgttttcatgTGTTTCGTATGTATTTGGTATGTGTTTCGTGTGTCCCATGTGTTTCATGTgttatacatctctatcatgtgttttgtatgtgtTTCATATGTATTTTGTATGTTTTGTGTGTTTCAAGTGGTTTGTGTTTACACATCTCtatcatgtgtttcatattcttccgTAGTATTTCACGAGTTTCATGTatcggtttagtgatttttcaatatctattggaatttaaatatttttaggttaaaatgttcataaaattaatttagaggTATAAATTTTAACCAAGAAAGGTTGGGgtagaaaaactgtttctatattaaaacataaattttttgggctaaaaattttaggtttaaaccaagggttggagatggacTTAGTGTAAACTGTAGTCACCACAAGTGACAAACCGAAATGTGACTGGGTTTAACTGGAACGAACAATGAACAATCATGACATACATATCCTCTACGTAGGATGCTGGAtggaaaaacaaaacattaatgcaaataaaatttgaattaattattagatgcatacatacatacacatgtACTTATAATGTTTACGTTCATACACATTTacacatatatgtatgtgtgcgCGCGTGCCCGTGCGTACATACAGACAAACATAAAGAATGTAGACTTGCATTCCATGTACGCAGTGTTAGAATTGGAATAAATTATCAGATTCGTTCGTACATACACACATACGCACATATGAACGTActtacatacatacacatacatatgTACGTACATACATGCATACATATTGTAGACTTGCATTCCATGGACGCATATTGTAATCATCTTATTCCTTCTCGGTGCAGCGGTTAAAGACGGAGAGGATTATGGGAACACAGATTCATTGCATACTCCGTAATTTCCAACTCCGAGCAAGCAACAAGCATGCATACATGCAGATTATACGACCCCAATCcaagagaaattttttagtgtgccgGGAATATAACCTTGTGTactaagtgtcataatacaagtcactttaaattcgtttttctattactttttcatttttcagtaTGTATGGTAGATATAATAGAACATGAAGAAAAAATCTTGGGCAACTATTTTTCGTTTTCATTACTCCGGATATTAGGAAATGGGAAAGTTAAGTTGAGAAATCTATTGGATCGGAAATGAAACTAATGTTCCCGATATGAATTGCCTGATAAGCTGGTGGTTGTGGTGGTTGGGCAGCGGTGGCGGCAACATCATGGTGCAAGAGATGGTGGTGGTTGGAGCTGGTGATGGTGACGGACATAGAGAGGCAGATCTAATAGCAGGTAGAAATGTATTTTGGAAATAGGAAGATTTGTAAGAAATAaagttcaaatttgtcaaaTTCTTATGAACCCATACATGAGAACTGGTAtattttgatttcaatttttgtccTTGGTCtaaatttaaagtttaaatcCCTCGTTCAAATGCGAGGTTAGCGGATAAATCAACAAACGATAACGATGCTGGTTCCAGGATTCGGAAGAGGTTGCTACAAGCAAAACAGCTGTTGCAGAACATCAGAACAGGGCTTCCATAACAAAAAACACAGGGTAGAGATTTACTGCCCTCAATTCACCGGCAGCGCCTGGAAGGAAAATCTGTTTTACAAAAGTCCAGAAACATGTTTGGAACTGACTAATCACGCACGACACCACCCCCGTCCACCTCGCTACCTAAACTGAACAGAAACGCGAAGAGAAACACGCAAAAAGCTCTCAAACTGTACCCGTATACATTCACTAGTTCAAAAATCTTGTTTATTTACTGTCAAACTTTCACATTCAACCGATGGTGCAGTCCATTGCCACGACACCAAAAGACGAACTGCCTGTGTCTAAAACTGCAGTTAAGATCAATGCTTGCAGACTGATTTACGAAGAGTCGTCCCCAACAACTCTGGGAAAAGAATTAAATAGCTAACAAATCTGCCTACAAAGTCTTGCCTGACACCTTTTCAAAAGCTAATATCACTGGATGGCTGCACCATCACCCTTCACCAATTCCCACTTTCACCGCCACATGATGCGAAGAATTTACCAACGCATCTCTGGAGTGATGAAAAGTTCATTCATCCAACTATTTCCTAGTTGTAAATTTTTACTGGCTTTTCAAACATATGACGATTCTGCAAAAGAACAAATTGTGAAAATGGCAGTCATATCTACAAGCAAGCCTACGCACAAACATATTTGAGCAAATATATAATCTACTGGTTTCAATGACatcctttttgtttttaaagaaaaatggttaCATGGAAGACGGACAAAACGAAACTACGCATCTTACCTGATTAGCTGCATAAGATCTTTTAGGAGCACTGTCAGAGTGCTCCAGCCCAAGATATTGCTCCCAAGCACCATAGACATCTCTTCTCTATAAAGGATGGCAAATGAAAAACAATcaatgaaaataaaatcttaAATTAGAAACAACTATGAAAGTAATCAACttctatttctaaaaatttccaTATCTATAGTAAGATGTTTACTGATTTTCcatttctaattcacacctgaaaCCGACTAGACACAATATCCGAGTCCTGAAGATATTCTGGGCGACCTAAGGAAAGAAACGCAAACTTCCACTGGCAAAGGaaacaaaattaatttgatGTTTTATCAGTAAAATACAACAATCCCATTCATTTAAAACGAATGAGAATGTCTATATTTCTAATGAAATTATGAAAGTGCATGATGGTAATGAGAACTTAGGTTGAACCTTAGCAAACTCCTCATCTGCAACCTGTAATTTCTTTTGCACTCGAGCTTTAACTTCAGCCAAAGTTTCGCCTTCATGTATGACCAAGAAAAAAGGTTCCCCAAAGTTTTGAATTTGCTGTGAAAGAAAGGACAAATTTGAGCATATGAGATACACGTCATCATATGATATTCGGTTTTGAAAGGCAAGCATATATCTGGCGGGGAAAAATAGCAGAACTGTGAAACTAAATCGTTGCAATTACCATTTGGTTCTGAGCTGTGTCTTTAGTGAAATGGTACACATGAATTACACGATCATTAGGACCAAGATTTTTCTCTTCCTCAGGAACCTATGTGAGTTGAAAGGAAACGAAAAAACATCAATTAGACACTCATAACCTAAAAAACACAACCAATAACTAGAATTAAGACCCCTTCGAGCATAAGCatgtgagagaaagagagagacctCTTCAGCTCGCAATGTCCAGTATTGATCGTTTATGTTCTCAATCTTTTCACTGTGAGGAAAAACCTGCAGATATTGTACATCAAGATCAATTAGCAATAACAATAAAATTCAACTTAGTATTTATAAGTATTCTAACAGCCATATAGAACGGAAATGTGGATAAACAGTAAGCCCCAAATCTAAATAATCCCATTCTTCCAACTAGTTATATCACCATTTGGTTGAGGAAAGAACTAGGACAAAAGGAAAGGTAGATCTCAAAGAACCATGGCAAGCCCAAAAAGTAATTAACAGAATAGTGTCATGCCAAGCACAAATGTGCTAGGTTTTTATGGACTCGTGCTTTAGTTTACTCACTGTTGGATTTCATGTCCTCACCATACCTGTAGTGCTtgatgaatataaattttgatgaAAAGCTATGACTATCGCAGAATTCATGATGTTGTACATTTGATATGCACAAATATAAAATAGCCAATTAACACTCAGCTCACAAAAcagggaaaaagaaaacagcgcTTTCAAAGAGTGTTCTGAAAAATTGTATACAAATAAAACCGTATTATTTAATGCTATCGTATAATTTACTTCAGAAAGAATCTGTTGCAGACCAATATATATCAATCTTTGTCTTTCATATATCTACTTCAGAGGTATGCTAGTCACACCAGTAGTTTTCATTGGAAGATGAAGCTCAGACCTTGTAAATCTTGTGATAGAAAACTTCAAGCAGCCTAAGTTCTGCATCCGGATGAGACAATTCAACCTGCTCCAAGATGGGATACACCAGTTAGAACCATAAAATCAGAGTAGTAAACTAAGCTATTAAACTATTAAGGTAAACCATCAATAAGATCAACAATAAAAGTGGGAAAAAAATAAAGAGTTCTACACACTACTAGTAAATAGGAAGTTTCAATTGGTTGGATAGGATGATAGCAACACTAACAAGCCAAAAATGTCACCTTAGTTTTAAGATCATTAATTACATCCCCCACAGTGCTCTGTTTTGGCAGTCTTATGGTGTGAATAACCACCTGGTAAATGACAGAGATATGtcagaaaataattaaaactaacAAACCATAACCTTGTAAGATCTCCTACGTGTACTCACTTCTTCCTTAGTAGCAAGATGGAATGCAACTTTCAGAGTTTTCAAACCTTGTAATTCAGGCAGAGGGATGTCCAACACTTCATAGTACAGTATATCTGAAGTCTGCCATTAGATTGTTGTAAGAGTTTTGATCTTCTAGgtattaaaataaatatcacCTGGGGCTGTGGAGTTATTACCTGATTGTAGTGGACCAGCATATCAGTCAAGTGGTCAACCCCACGATACTTAATTGGCTGGGGTTTGGGTTGTTGTGAGTAACAGTTGTGCGGTGTAAGCCTAAGTTTGGATGGATCGTCCAAACCAAGTTGTTGAGCTACTCGTTCCACAACATCATCATAGGTATGAAGTTTTGACCTTAAAACCAATATGAAAATACATGAGATtgtaatgaaaaataatttttagatCATATACAGGATATTTAATGAACACAAATGCATATTGTAAATAATGTACATGAACATTGACcaataatagtattataatataACTTACAGTTCTAGGGAGAAATCATCTTCCTTGGGTTTCTCAAGGGATCGGAAGTGAACAACCTGTGATAGATCAGATGATAAAGACTTGGTGAAATCAGGGTACCTTTTTATGAGaaacaatattttattaaaagtaCACAATACTCACCTCCTAAATTAAGAAAATTGTGGCAATAAGAATATTTCATCAGCACAAGAATACATAATAAAGATATAGGATACATTATCTTAAATGATGCTCCTCAAGAATATTTATGATGAAGTAACTAGACATCGGACACAACAGTCATGAGAGAGCATGGTCTGGTAATCTAAGATAATAAATAAAAGTCCTCCCAGAAATTAGGAAACATGACTATTCCATCTTATTATACATGACAAAAGGGCAACACCTGAAGTGCACCACAGTTAACTTCTTATATGGGTGGGTGAAACAACCCAATCATCCAGAAAACAAGCATGTATTTTAAATCCTTTTTCTAGCAACATGACCAGGCACGAGATCAAGCTTCAGTAACAGTCTCACAGCTATGTCAAAAGTCTGTTCTCATATGACTACCAATTCAAATAAAGCACCAACGGAATAGTAGTTTCCAATACGTAAGTATAAGTTTCGGGAAGTCTTACTTGACGGTTGTGCACATATTCCAGAAAAGATGGGACATCAGGATAGCGGAGATGTTCAATTTCAACTGAAGTTGGCTTCTGAAAGCAGACAATGTCTCCATCCTCAAGCTGCATACAACAAGAAGAAGTTCAAATACTGACAAGCAAAAGTACTCATGAACACTGATAACATTTAGAAAATACCTGGCAGGCTCGAAATGTGAATTTCTTATCAATGGGTTCACACATGACAGTGGGCTCAAACTTGATTTCCTGAGAATCAGAGCACCAGTAAGAAACCATGGTTGACAACTAATGaaagaatcaaaataaatcaaccGCCACATAAATAGAAATAAAAGAGACCACTAATCAGGCAGTTCTACACCAGACAAATTCAACTCATGGCTCATGAACCTTGGATTCAATTGGTAAAGGCAAAAGGTTTTGGGTACTTGTTTATAGATGAAACGAACaaattatatttgttatgaGACAACCAGAAATTTCTTCAGCTAGACATGGTTACTGTCATGAACTGACTAATGTGCCATCCTTGCCAGCTAAATTGCAAGTTTCATAGACATAAGGACATATACAATGTAGTCCTAGAAGTTACCGACAGAATGACACAAGGAACTGCCATAAGTTGTAATTGCATACAAACCTCATATAGGTCAATCTCTTCCTCGGGAGCATAGCCagccatttcatttaattttgacAAGATTTCAGCTGCCTTACCAGTGCTCTTCACAAAAAGTCTTCCAACATATCTGACATTATGGAGAAAATACGCAAAAAACATAAACCTTCATATTCTTCCATAACtgattaagattaaaaagtcaaaataaatttaaaaaaaaaatgtaccgcAGTTCTTCTTTTTCTGGATCATAAAGCTTAAAGAAAAGCAGGATATCATCCTTTGTTTTGTCAGGTGGAGCAATATGGTGTAAATCCTGAATAAAAACGCAGAAAATCAGAGAAAATGCTGCAAAGAACATTCCATACAAGAATGACACAATTTAGTTGTAAATACAATTACCGGCCCAAGCTCTACTTCTAAGAATAACTTTAGTTCTGCATTATGAACCTTGTTCGATACCTCCCTCAACTGTCCAACCTACAATGATTGAAAGAATGACTGAGCCGCGCACATATTTGTATACAGAGGTTTGCATAGATAGCAAAAATGAAACCAATGCACTTTTCTCGAATATGTTTgatgaaataaaaagaaaagttaaGTCATCTATGTGGTCTTTATTACCGTACTTTACACATTAGCTAATTTCAGAATATATTTCATTAAAAGCTAAAAACTCTTTACTTGATGTTGATGCATTCAACTATGCGCAATCAGAGGAAAACATTTTTATAGAAAGAATATTTTGAGTCTTTccagaaaaataattttattcaaAACTGTAACTTTCCGTGGAAACTTTTCCCAACTAAGAAATACAAATTGTTGAACTATTTTTATTGAAACAATGTGGTGCAATTCTCATTGAAACAATGTGGCCTAAAAAACCATATAATTTCGGCTAGGCTTCACCACCAATCAACCAAGTGTAATAATCAAGCATATATAGTGCACAAAGATGGATATAAGACTTCTATACAGAAACCAAAATAATAGGGCATCAGATACAATGCAACATGAGAGAACTGCTTCAATAACCCACAAATCAAAGACAGATAGTAtgacttttctttttcattttataaatCGCACTATCTGAAAAGCATTAGCTTGTACATGCGAACGTCATCAGGAGCACTGtagaaaaaggaggaaaaactaaacttaaaacatAGACATAGTAACAGCACAAGATAAGTACAGATTGTGTTTCCTCCATAGGCGTCAATGGACGGTTAGGACGATATGTATGGTTTTGACGTTTTGCCCACAGCCAAAAACGCTGAAATTGCACTGGTATGCCAAACTCTTTTGCAACCTCCTCCTGAATGAATCATTATGGAGAAAAATTAAGAAGCACAGGAAGGAAACACAATCAATGTTACTTGAAGCACGTCACCaccaaaaagaaaacacaagaatatataataatttaaataaatttcagAATGGATATAATCACCATATGCTAGATACCTTGAAGTCCACTTACAATACTAGGCAAAAGGCATAAATCCCTTAGAATGATTCACTGAAATTTGATTCACATTAGCAGAAATTTTCACTGAGCTACCAGCCAGTTCACCAACAAATTTTTTAACCTACGATCCATGTAACAAAAAAGCTACCTATAAAACTGCATAGGAGCTCTAGCTGGCATTCTCAAAATCTTTTACCTTTGATTTTTAAATCTCAACAGGGAAgcagaaatttaaaaaaatcggGATACAAATTGAGAAATCATAGTTGAAGAAATTTAAAAACAGCTGAGCACCTTACtcccaaaagaaagaagagtaTGCCAGGAAAATCCAGAAGAACATGTATACATACCGTTCAAGCCTCATTTGGCACATCCCAGATGATGCCAGGCTATTACGAGTGTTGACTGGGACTAAGTTAGAGGTACTTTAGCTACCTACACTTTCTCTTATGTTTTCTACTCGACTCTtgttttctcattttatttagtTAGGCCTATTTTCGTACTTTTGTTATACTTGGGTTTTCTTAGGTTTAGGTTCTATAAATGTCCAATTGTAATCCCTTTGAGAGGATATGGATGATTGAATAAAGTTACATCAGTTTTCCTTCCAATATTTCTTCAGTGCTACTGGTCACTAAGTGCAACAGtgtttggaccgttggattttaagACTGGTCAACAAAATTAAGCCGTGGATTAAATCTAACGGTCAAAATCCTTGTTACACTTAGTGACCGGTTGCTTGGTTTGCTTCTACCAGGATTGTGTGTTGCAACCTAAACCTAACCCTACATGCAAAGCCACTGGGAGTGTTCCTACAAATTTAAGCCCTGCATCATACGTTCAACAATTACTCAATGGCATCAAATTGAAGCCACTcggagaaaaaaatataaatacccACATCTCACCATGAAACTTAATCGaattcatatataaaaaaaaaaagaaaaaagaaaaaaataaacaaggaCCTGCCATCCTGAATCCATGGTAGAAACAAATAGAACATACTTTGGTATACCTATAAATATTTTGTTGCACAGGTATCCAGTGCTCAAAACCATGACATGATTATCAATGTTGAATGAACGCCAAATTTAATCATACATTTGTTCTCTATATATCACTTCAATTTCCAGTTGCCATAATATTGTCATGTTTACTACTGTTCTAATTCCCTATAGCGCAGACTCTCAATAATACTCACACACCCCTTCAATATTttaggtttatatatataaagtgggAGAATTTTCTTAAATAGGTAAGAAGCTGCCTCCATATTCCTCTGTGTATGCTTCCGCTTCTGTAGAATGCTTACAGTTACTTAACCGTAACTatggaaatgaaaataaaatttgacaCAAACAGGTCAGTTAAATGTTATGAGACAATGTAAGAAGACTTGAAAGCATCAAGAGCTCTATCCTCTGCTTCTACCTTACATTCAACCTACAAAGGTGGGAAACAGAGCCTGCTTTCTTTAAGAAAAAAGGAGAACAATCCACAAGTAATTACTCTAGCCTTTCGAGTTTTAATACACAAACTAATATCTTGCAGAACCAAAAGAGGACATAAGCGACCATTAAAGCCATAACGTATTTAGCAGACAATATGGATAGTTGGATACCAGCGGAAGGAGAGAGTTTTTTTCTTAgactgaagaaaaaaatttaaaatcaggTGCAAGAAGCACCTTCTGAGTTGTACCTTAAAAATGTTAAAAGGAGTCTGCTTCTGAATACGAAAACTTCTAACTTTGTCATGATCCACAAGATCAAAATAAATATCCTTCCCAATTTGCTCCATGAGGTTCTCATCCCGAGCAACCTAGATGAATCATATATCTCATAAGCATATTCAAACTAGAAACTTGTAAAAATTGACCTTAGAGTCACTTGTTAATAAGGGAGACATTAGCAGCTAAACCCGACCTTTATAATAGTATACAGGTGTGCTTctgccttttctttcttcttgtgctccttttcttcttgttctttcttTAACCTCTCCTGAcacaattcaatgaatttatttaGAACTTATCTCCCATAAGGTAAAAGTATATTTGTTTTCCTTTGTATAAAAGTAACTCATAAATTAACCAAGTATGTCTAGAAAGCAGTTGATATGCCAAAATGTATGAACCAAACAAGCAAAGCATGACTTTATTTGTATCTCATTTATTTCTGATTCCAAGTTCAACAGAACTTGGATCATTAGAGGAATTTGATCTCAAACAACAGGATAATTGAGATCAGCATTGTTCAGAGGTTCATTCAAATACATCATCAAATGGAGAAAGTCACGCTTCCAATTTCTTAAAATGAAAATACCCTAAAACTTGGCCTTAATAACAGGATCTCACCCTCAGATGTTCAGCAATGTCCTTTTCATCCACATTGCAGATTATTTTATCTCTGTCACTTTCCCGTATGTACACCAGCATGTATGCATTTGAATATTTCGTGAATTTGAAAGGAGTATTATTAAATCCAGGGTTTGTCTGCGGTAACTGTTAAAACAATAAGCAAATTATGAAAGaggaaaaaaagtaaaaagtaaaaCATCGATTCAATATTGCAGGCAGAAATTGGAAAAGCATACCTCTTCCTCACCACCATACTGCTCCTCTAGTGCCCTCTTTATATCTTCTTTAGTTACCCTCTCATCGTCAAATTTATACCTGTGAACAACATGCTTAATGACATGTGAAAATAAAAGATGCTTGATTGAAGATAAGTAGCAACCTCAGTTACTCGCATTCCCGGTATCCTATACGCATTTCtcaaaattcaatcaaattctaGAATTAGCTTAAGTATACGAATTGGGATACATAATCGGCACAGTAACACACCAACTGAGATGCTATTATGACCCAAGGCCTCAAAATATCTGTATGGCATAGTCATTTACTATGTTAGAATTACCTTATTTGTGGTACACTGGTAAATGTGAGTGTATCTACTTATCGAGGAAATTGATATGAAGGTGATGTGCTTAGTTATAGATAGATTGATATATAAATGGTACAACTACATCCATCTTCATATAGATAGACACTGCTAAAAATCAAACTACAGTTCACCCAGAAAGGAAACCAGATGCATAAACACACTGACTTGATCAGACAAAAAGATGAGGTTGACAATACAACTATAGTGAGTCATTAATTGCCTTCAGATTCAAAGAATTCACAGATAAGATCTCTTTTGTATTAGATaagcttcttgtttttttcCCGCTTTTCTGAAGTGGTCCACTTGCCcaattttgaaatttggattTCTAAGGTTTATGAGCAATGAAATTGTCTCTCCTCGAAAGACAAATGTAGAAAAGGGTCCTCCTGATGCTTGGAAAGAAGTAGATGAAATTTAAAATGTACAAGTATAAATGTGTGCTTCCAGAGCTTCAAACAAacaatacgaaaacaaaactagGGGGTTGATGCAGCAACGTAATGAGAACCAATCATAAGTTTTCCACACAAGCAAAACATGCGTGCACACCTCAGATAGATACAGAGCTGATACATACCACAGATCAGTAAGTGTTGGCCTGATAAAGGCATAATAGTGTCCACCGTGCACCCCACCACTATGCACCAAAACACTGTAAAAACCATAGATGGATAAATACAATAGAAAAATCAACTACGAATCGAAACTAATTCTTTTATGGGGAGATAAAAAATAGTTATCCTGAGTCTAAGGAAGACATAAAAATGCCTCAAAGTGTTTGTTTATTCCAGAATAGCAATTTttgtaagaaacaaaatattatAAACAGAAAATTATCAGCTATACATTATACGTTAACGAGCAGTATAAGACGGGAAAAAaaggaacaagaagaagaaaaaatagaatAGGAAAGTCCACCACATATATAAAATGAACCATTTACACCTCCCGAAAATGTAAAATGAGATGTAAAAGTGGCAGTTACAACTTAAATTTGCATCtctccattggagatgctc encodes the following:
- the LOC126615287 gene encoding ubiquitin C-terminal hydrolase 12-like isoform X1; its protein translation is MTVMTPAPIDQPEDEEMLVPHSDLPENNHQPMEVVVAQPETANNVENQPVEDPPSSRFTWRIDNFTRMNTKKHYSDVFVVGGYKWRVLIFPKGNNVDHLSMYLDVADSSSLPYGWSRYAQFSLGVINQIHNKYSVRKDTQHQFNARESDWGFTSFMPLSELYDPSRGYLVNDTIIVEAEVLVRRVVDYWTYDSKKETGYVGLKNQGATCYMNSLLQTLYHIPYFRKAVYHMPTTENDLPSQSIPLALQSLFYKLQYSDNSVATKELTKSFGWDTYDSFMQHDVQELNRVLCEKLEDKMKGTVVEGTIQKLFEGHHMNYIECINVDYKSTRKESFYDLQLDVKGCRDVYASFDKYVEVERLEGDNKYHAEHYGLQDAKKGVLFIDFPPVLQLQLKRFEYDFMRDTMVKINDRYEFPLQLDLDRENGKYLSPEADRSVRNLYTLHSVLVHSGGVHGGHYYAFIRPTLTDLWYKFDDERVTKEDIKRALEEQYGGEEELPQTNPGFNNTPFKFTKYSNAYMLVYIRESDRDKIICNVDEKDIAEHLRERLKKEQEEKEHKKKEKAEAHLYTIIKVARDENLMEQIGKDIYFDLVDHDKVRSFRIQKQTPFNIFKEEVAKEFGIPVQFQRFWLWAKRQNHTYRPNRPLTPMEETQSVGQLREVSNKVHNAELKLFLEVELGPDLHHIAPPDKTKDDILLFFKLYDPEKEELRYVGRLFVKSTGKAAEILSKLNEMAGYAPEEEIDLYEEIKFEPTVMCEPIDKKFTFRACQLEDGDIVCFQKPTSVEIEHLRYPDVPSFLEYVHNRQVVHFRSLEKPKEDDFSLELSKLHTYDDVVERVAQQLGLDDPSKLRLTPHNCYSQQPKPQPIKYRGVDHLTDMLVHYNQTSDILYYEVLDIPLPELQGLKTLKVAFHLATKEEVVIHTIRLPKQSTVGDVINDLKTKVELSHPDAELRLLEVFYHKIYKVFPHSEKIENINDQYWTLRAEEVPEEEKNLGPNDRVIHVYHFTKDTAQNQMQIQNFGEPFFLVIHEGETLAEVKARVQKKLQVADEEFAKWKFAFLSLGRPEYLQDSDIVSSRFQRRDVYGAWEQYLGLEHSDSAPKRSYAANQNRHMFEKPVKIYN
- the LOC126615287 gene encoding ubiquitin C-terminal hydrolase 12-like isoform X2, with product MTVMTPAPIDQPEDEEMLVPHSDLPENNHQPMEVVAQPETANNVENQPVEDPPSSRFTWRIDNFTRMNTKKHYSDVFVVGGYKWRVLIFPKGNNVDHLSMYLDVADSSSLPYGWSRYAQFSLGVINQIHNKYSVRKDTQHQFNARESDWGFTSFMPLSELYDPSRGYLVNDTIIVEAEVLVRRVVDYWTYDSKKETGYVGLKNQGATCYMNSLLQTLYHIPYFRKAVYHMPTTENDLPSQSIPLALQSLFYKLQYSDNSVATKELTKSFGWDTYDSFMQHDVQELNRVLCEKLEDKMKGTVVEGTIQKLFEGHHMNYIECINVDYKSTRKESFYDLQLDVKGCRDVYASFDKYVEVERLEGDNKYHAEHYGLQDAKKGVLFIDFPPVLQLQLKRFEYDFMRDTMVKINDRYEFPLQLDLDRENGKYLSPEADRSVRNLYTLHSVLVHSGGVHGGHYYAFIRPTLTDLWYKFDDERVTKEDIKRALEEQYGGEEELPQTNPGFNNTPFKFTKYSNAYMLVYIRESDRDKIICNVDEKDIAEHLRERLKKEQEEKEHKKKEKAEAHLYTIIKVARDENLMEQIGKDIYFDLVDHDKVRSFRIQKQTPFNIFKEEVAKEFGIPVQFQRFWLWAKRQNHTYRPNRPLTPMEETQSVGQLREVSNKVHNAELKLFLEVELGPDLHHIAPPDKTKDDILLFFKLYDPEKEELRYVGRLFVKSTGKAAEILSKLNEMAGYAPEEEIDLYEEIKFEPTVMCEPIDKKFTFRACQLEDGDIVCFQKPTSVEIEHLRYPDVPSFLEYVHNRQVVHFRSLEKPKEDDFSLELSKLHTYDDVVERVAQQLGLDDPSKLRLTPHNCYSQQPKPQPIKYRGVDHLTDMLVHYNQTSDILYYEVLDIPLPELQGLKTLKVAFHLATKEEVVIHTIRLPKQSTVGDVINDLKTKVELSHPDAELRLLEVFYHKIYKVFPHSEKIENINDQYWTLRAEEVPEEEKNLGPNDRVIHVYHFTKDTAQNQMQIQNFGEPFFLVIHEGETLAEVKARVQKKLQVADEEFAKWKFAFLSLGRPEYLQDSDIVSSRFQRRDVYGAWEQYLGLEHSDSAPKRSYAANQNRHMFEKPVKIYN